AGAGTAATCAAAACACTGGAAAGGCTTTTACTCCAAAAGCAAGGTATTGTTATAGAAGAAGAGCCTGCAACTGCGTCAGATAGCGCTGCGGTAAGGTTTAGAAGACTGGCTAAGAACAAGAAATTTGTATTCTTTGCGGTTTTGCTCCTGATTATTTTCCTTGGATCCTGGGGCTGGACGGCAATGTGGAATACTGGTGTGCATCAGGGATACCAGCCGACTCAGCCTATTAAGTACTCGCATCAGCTGCATGCGGGTACATTGAAGATTGATTGTCAGTACTGCCATTTCGGAGCGTATAAATCTAAGAACGCATCTATTCCTTCTCTGAATGTGTGTATGAATTGCCATAACTATGTTCAGGCTACTGAAAAGTACAATGGAGAGATATCTCCGGAGATTATGAAGATCTATAAAGCGTTGGATTACGATCCTCAAAGCAAAAAATATGGATCAAATCCGAAACCGATTCAATGGGTACGAATTCATAATCTACAGGATTTTGCTTATTTCAATCACTCACAGCACGTAAGCGTAGGAGGAATACAGTGTCAGCAATGCCATGGTCCTATACAGACAATGCCTGAGGTATATCAGTTCTCGCCTCTGACAATGAAATGGTGCGTGAATTGCCACCGCCAGAACGATGTTAATTATAAGGGCAATGCCTATTATGATAAGATCATCGCAGTTCATGAGCAACTGAAGAAAGGCGAGAAAGTAACTCCCGCGGTTCTCGGTGGTCTTGAATGCGGAAAATGTCACTACTAATATTTAAAAAGAAATACGAATACAGTTTATATAGCTTAAATGGAAAGCAATAAAAAATACTGGAAAGGTTTAGAAGAGCTGCAAAGGACTCCTGAATTTGCGGAAATAAATAAGAATGAATTTGCTGAGGACCTTCCGCTGGAGGATGTACTGAGCGAATCAGGTTTAAATACAGTTACTCCCCGTCGCGATTTTCTTAAAGCATTAGGATTTGGATTAGGTGCGGTTTCACTGGCGGCGTGCCAGACAGCTCCCGTACATAAATCAATACCCTATTTAATTAAACCGGAAGAAGTCACTCCCGGTGTTCCTAATTACTATGTATCGAGCCATAACGGACAAAGTATTTTAGTGAAAACACGAGAAGGCCGCCCAATTAAAATTGAAGGAAACGCTTCCGGGCTTTATGGCAACCATGGTACGGATGCCACAACTCAGGCGTCGGTACTTGATCTTTATGATATATCAAAGTTAAAAGGGCCCAAACTAGACAATGCGGAGACCACATGGGATAAAATAGACTCTTTTGTAAAAGGGGAGCTGAATAAAGTACAAGCCTCAGGAAAGAAAATCCGGATTATCTCTTCTACTGTTAACAGTCCTTCTACTAAATCTGTTATTGCGGATTTCATAGCGCAATAC
The window above is part of the Arcticibacter tournemirensis genome. Proteins encoded here:
- a CDS encoding cytochrome c3 family protein; its protein translation is MRSISLVLKSVAKSFILVSALSFGIQANAQNSPAGNPVAGEGTAGAATAAAASGAVKGDANAGSALFKQKCTSCHALNRTVVGPALKGIHERRDEAWLIKWIKNSQALVASGDPTAVKVFNEFNKTVMTPFPELSDDDIRNILAYVQTEGDKPEAAAGAAAGGTGTGAAGSGQGEVSNFMLGGLIVVVIVALLVILVLNRVIKTLERLLLQKQGIVIEEEPATASDSAAVRFRRLAKNKKFVFFAVLLLIIFLGSWGWTAMWNTGVHQGYQPTQPIKYSHQLHAGTLKIDCQYCHFGAYKSKNASIPSLNVCMNCHNYVQATEKYNGEISPEIMKIYKALDYDPQSKKYGSNPKPIQWVRIHNLQDFAYFNHSQHVSVGGIQCQQCHGPIQTMPEVYQFSPLTMKWCVNCHRQNDVNYKGNAYYDKIIAVHEQLKKGEKVTPAVLGGLECGKCHY